A region of Nocardioides alkalitolerans DNA encodes the following proteins:
- a CDS encoding ATP-binding cassette domain-containing protein: protein MTTTDLAPLDAPGAADGRPPVLELAGVTLRRAGKEILHGIDLRVEAGEHWAVLGPNGAGKSTVLSLCGANQHPTTGTVHVLGHRLGRIELQALRKMIGHVDPRHRVASPLTVEQVVLTGLTGSADLPRRWEPTPDQSEHARELIASVGMGDRAGLRWPTLSQGERGRALIARALVGRPQLLLLDEPTTGLDLAARERFLTALDGVVAEEPATSTLLVTHHLEELPSTTSHAALLRDGAIVAAGPVDEVLTSAGVSEAFAHPIRVERTHGRWHASGA, encoded by the coding sequence GTGACGACGACCGACCTGGCCCCCCTCGACGCTCCTGGTGCGGCGGACGGTCGGCCGCCCGTGCTCGAGCTCGCCGGCGTGACGCTGCGCCGCGCGGGCAAGGAGATCCTCCACGGCATCGACCTCCGGGTCGAGGCCGGCGAGCACTGGGCGGTCCTCGGCCCGAACGGCGCCGGGAAGTCCACGGTGCTGAGCCTCTGCGGCGCCAACCAGCACCCGACGACCGGCACCGTCCACGTGCTCGGCCACCGGCTCGGCCGGATCGAGCTGCAGGCGCTGCGCAAGATGATCGGCCACGTCGACCCGCGGCACCGGGTGGCCTCGCCGCTCACGGTGGAGCAGGTCGTGCTGACCGGCCTCACCGGCAGCGCCGACCTGCCGCGCCGCTGGGAGCCCACGCCCGACCAGTCCGAGCACGCGCGCGAGCTCATCGCGAGCGTCGGCATGGGCGACCGGGCCGGCCTGCGCTGGCCCACCCTGTCGCAGGGCGAGCGGGGCCGGGCGCTCATCGCCCGCGCCCTCGTCGGCCGCCCGCAGCTGCTGCTGCTCGACGAGCCCACGACCGGGCTCGACCTCGCCGCCCGCGAGCGCTTCCTGACCGCGCTCGACGGCGTCGTGGCCGAGGAACCCGCCACCTCCACGCTGCTGGTGACCCACCACCTCGAGGAGCTGCCGAGCACGACGAGCCACGCCGCGCTGCTGCGCGACGGCGCGATCGTCGCCGCGGGACCGGTCGACGAGGTGCTGACCAGCGCGGGCGTCTCCGAGGCCTTCGCGCACCCCATCCGCGTCGAGCGCACCCACGGCCGCTGGCACGCGTCGGGGGCCTGA
- a CDS encoding dimethylamine monooxygenase subunit DmmA family protein, translating into MTTVEIAATAATGVPLGLPHWPAAPEPVDPSAASVLVLALGGHPRTAEVAGAWVREAEGRVPTRLVVADDLASGHEDVVAALDAVRIGVRIMVVGPQHDVLLALARCRTHGASGAELRAFVVDAEGPTDLPVYCAHCRATHRLHGEPGGTAVCPGCARLLEIHPHHSAVRGSFLASDTGTEPDADAEPDTGAEPDQQAAA; encoded by the coding sequence ATGACGACGGTGGAGATCGCGGCGACCGCGGCGACCGGGGTCCCGCTCGGCCTGCCGCACTGGCCGGCCGCGCCGGAGCCGGTCGACCCGTCGGCGGCCTCCGTGCTGGTGCTCGCCCTCGGCGGCCACCCCCGCACGGCGGAGGTCGCTGGAGCCTGGGTGCGGGAGGCCGAGGGTCGGGTGCCGACGCGCCTCGTGGTGGCGGACGACCTCGCGAGCGGCCACGAGGACGTCGTCGCCGCCCTCGACGCCGTGCGCATCGGCGTGCGGATCATGGTCGTCGGTCCCCAGCACGACGTGCTCCTCGCCCTCGCCCGGTGCCGCACCCACGGGGCGAGCGGGGCGGAGCTGCGGGCGTTCGTCGTCGACGCGGAGGGCCCCACCGACCTCCCGGTCTACTGCGCCCACTGCCGCGCCACCCACCGCCTCCACGGTGAACCGGGCGGCACGGCCGTCTGTCCCGGCTGCGCGCGCCTGCTCGAGATCCACCCCCACCACTCGGCCGTGCGCGGCAGCTTTCTCGCCTCGGACACGGGCACCGAGCCCGACGCCGACGCCGAGCCCGACACCGGCGCCGAGCCCGACCAGCAGGCCGCCGCATGA
- a CDS encoding DUF3445 domain-containing protein: MTPPPTLSPAAPTTAPDLVAGFPFPFPNPTYRYTTNVEPARGVVTTPAGQWGAAVVDVDSAYGEELAERAAILERDPSRHAVLPHMDVACWDAMLCLMRELALARPDAFTLEVLDDLEGGSRAAYRWRNDLLGIDHTFVLGDASTLPDEPLRWITAQVQEDVVLLDERDGVLWGDAGVVTFAADWSFGFDVGMSFLEIHGPVPRIHSEGVITRAHEFIKRLQPNETYRRTNWTLTVHRRLDVSTETYPAWGPDRPMVLTVDDETFGRLVHLRTEVQHLVRLPESGAVMFLIRSYLLPFDELARVEEWRERAAAVIAELPEDMADYKGIATYRDRAAAWLRAQAPTP, from the coding sequence GTGACCCCGCCCCCGACCCTGTCCCCGGCGGCCCCGACGACCGCGCCCGACCTCGTCGCCGGCTTCCCGTTCCCGTTCCCGAACCCGACCTACCGCTACACGACCAACGTCGAGCCTGCGCGCGGCGTCGTCACCACCCCGGCCGGCCAGTGGGGCGCGGCGGTCGTCGACGTCGACTCCGCGTACGGCGAGGAGCTGGCCGAGCGGGCCGCGATCCTCGAGCGGGACCCGTCCCGCCACGCGGTGCTGCCCCACATGGACGTGGCGTGCTGGGACGCGATGCTCTGCCTCATGCGCGAGCTGGCGCTGGCGCGGCCCGACGCGTTCACGCTCGAGGTGCTCGACGACCTCGAGGGGGGCTCGCGCGCGGCGTACCGGTGGCGCAACGACCTGCTCGGCATCGACCACACCTTCGTGCTCGGCGACGCGAGCACCCTGCCGGACGAGCCGCTGCGCTGGATCACCGCGCAGGTGCAGGAGGACGTCGTGCTGCTCGACGAGCGCGACGGGGTGCTGTGGGGCGACGCCGGCGTGGTCACCTTCGCGGCCGACTGGTCCTTCGGCTTCGACGTCGGGATGAGCTTCCTCGAGATCCACGGCCCCGTGCCGCGGATCCACTCCGAGGGCGTCATCACGCGGGCGCACGAGTTCATCAAGCGGCTCCAGCCCAACGAGACCTACCGCCGCACCAACTGGACCCTCACCGTGCACCGCCGGCTCGACGTCTCCACCGAGACCTACCCCGCGTGGGGTCCCGACCGCCCGATGGTCCTGACCGTCGACGACGAGACGTTCGGGCGTCTCGTGCACCTCCGCACCGAGGTGCAGCACCTGGTCCGACTCCCCGAGTCGGGCGCCGTCATGTTCCTCATCCGCAGCTACCTGCTGCCCTTCGACGAGCTCGCGCGCGTCGAGGAGTGGCGGGAGCGGGCAGCCGCCGTGATCGCTGAGCTGCCCGAGGATATGGCCGACTACAAGGGCATCGCGACCTACCGCGACCGTGCAGCGGCGTGGCTGCGCGCGCAGGCCCCGACCCCCTGA
- a CDS encoding dimethylamine monooxygenase subunit DmmA family protein produces the protein MTQTSVPRWAWDASAPAAEPDPRGRVFSLLVLPGAGDVVDRWTTTLAGRDVRRHDCGDVDAAVGALRADLAAARVGHRVLVAGTARECLAVRAVGVRAGLGDDEMTFGVVDTAERAVWCVHCDATTHAAVAIDAVVPCAGCDRRLLVYPHVSRLSGAHLGFMVDAETPASEGAVA, from the coding sequence ATGACCCAGACCAGCGTGCCGCGCTGGGCGTGGGACGCGTCCGCGCCCGCTGCCGAGCCCGACCCGCGCGGTCGCGTGTTCTCGCTGCTCGTGCTCCCCGGGGCCGGGGACGTCGTCGACCGGTGGACGACGACGCTGGCGGGGCGCGACGTACGGCGTCACGACTGCGGGGACGTCGACGCCGCCGTCGGCGCCCTGCGCGCCGACCTCGCGGCGGCGCGGGTGGGACACCGCGTGCTGGTGGCCGGTACGGCGCGGGAGTGCCTCGCCGTGCGCGCCGTCGGTGTGCGGGCCGGGCTGGGGGACGACGAGATGACCTTCGGGGTCGTCGACACCGCCGAGCGGGCCGTCTGGTGCGTGCACTGCGACGCCACGACGCACGCCGCCGTCGCTATCGACGCCGTGGTGCCCTGCGCGGGCTGCGACCGGCGGCTGCTCGTCTACCCCCACGTGTCCCGCCTGTCCGGCGCGCACCTCGGGTTCATGGTGGACGCCGAGACCCCGGCGTCCGAGGGGGCGGTCGCGTGA
- a CDS encoding PDR/VanB family oxidoreductase, whose translation MSATLLPEAPVRYAAHQHAAYRTGPRLLRVAEVRALTADVRHVVLVDPDGGHLAPHEPGAHVVLTTDPGGPGEKRNAYSLTDDGFNPRRYAISVLRRDQGSAWVHGLAAGDLVEVEGPRSAFAPRHDQRHALLVAGGIGVTPVLSHARAIARWGGSVEVLYSHRPGHAAHLDDLRALAERDGVTLHEATTVAATAALLAARLADQPLGTHAYACGPVPMLEAYVDAARAAGWPEHRVHLERFTAPELDPGVPFTATLASTGERIAVPPGTSLLEALLATGRAVPNLCRQGVCGECEVPVRRGAVEHRDLVLSDAAKECGDRMLACVSRAARADDDIEVDL comes from the coding sequence ATGAGCGCCACGCTGCTTCCCGAGGCGCCCGTGCGGTACGCGGCCCACCAGCACGCGGCGTACCGGACCGGTCCCCGGCTCCTCCGCGTCGCGGAGGTGCGGGCGCTGACCGCGGACGTCCGCCACGTCGTGCTCGTCGACCCCGACGGCGGCCACCTGGCGCCGCACGAGCCGGGTGCGCACGTCGTGCTCACGACCGACCCGGGCGGGCCGGGGGAGAAGCGGAACGCCTACTCGTTGACGGACGACGGGTTCAACCCGCGCCGGTACGCGATCTCGGTGCTGCGTCGCGACCAGGGCTCCGCGTGGGTGCACGGGCTCGCGGCCGGCGACCTCGTCGAGGTGGAGGGGCCGCGCTCCGCGTTCGCCCCGCGCCACGACCAGCGCCACGCGCTGCTCGTCGCCGGTGGAATCGGCGTCACGCCGGTGCTCTCCCACGCCCGCGCGATCGCGCGCTGGGGCGGGAGCGTCGAGGTGCTCTACTCCCACCGTCCCGGCCACGCCGCCCACCTCGACGACCTGCGGGCACTGGCGGAGCGCGACGGCGTGACGCTGCACGAGGCGACGACCGTCGCGGCGACCGCCGCCCTCCTCGCCGCCCGTCTCGCGGACCAGCCGCTCGGCACCCACGCCTACGCGTGCGGCCCGGTGCCCATGCTCGAGGCATACGTCGACGCGGCCCGCGCCGCCGGCTGGCCCGAGCACCGGGTGCACCTCGAGCGGTTCACGGCGCCCGAGCTCGACCCGGGCGTCCCCTTCACCGCCACGCTGGCGTCGACGGGCGAGCGCATCGCCGTACCGCCCGGCACCAGCCTCCTCGAGGCCCTGCTCGCGACGGGTCGCGCCGTGCCCAACCTCTGCCGCCAGGGTGTCTGCGGCGAGTGCGAGGTGCCGGTACGCCGCGGCGCGGTCGAGCACCGCGACCTCGTGCTGTCCGACGCCGCCAAGGAGTGCGGCGACCGCATGCTGGCCTGCGTCTCGCGCGCGGCCCGCGCCGACGACGACATCGAGGTGGACCTGTGA
- a CDS encoding ammonium transporter, producing MPAADVAWMLAALALVIIMFPGIALFYGGMVGSKNALSMIMMTMSTLGTTTVLYVLFGHGLVVGDSVGGLGLIGNPDGYLGFLGIYDDPGEAQLVDPYWFAFYILFAAITVAIVASGAVGRMKFGGWIVFSAIWVTLVYFPLGHWVFAYDGEGTVGGWMRNDLGLHDYAGGTAVHMSAGLGALALAMVLGPRKNMGNRPHNLPLVLLGAGLLWMGWFGFNGGTAGGANFLAQYAVLTTLIAGSTGMIGFCLVEKIRDGAPTTLGMASGIIAGLVGITPSADAVDSLGAIVVGVASGAFVAWACTWKTKLGVDETLDAFAVHGMGGIVGSLCVVLIGFSGSPAGIEGVLFGGSWDIAWREVVAIGATCGYAFVVTWVIAKVLDKTIGLRVSEEDELAGLDLSQHAENAYDIERSGGGLGQTWSERPGGAPTTDRIAALAKESAAAEESARA from the coding sequence ATGCCCGCAGCAGACGTCGCGTGGATGCTCGCCGCACTGGCGCTCGTCATCATCATGTTCCCGGGCATCGCCCTGTTCTACGGGGGCATGGTGGGCAGCAAGAACGCGCTCAGCATGATCATGATGACGATGAGCACGCTCGGCACGACCACCGTCCTCTACGTGCTCTTCGGCCACGGCCTCGTGGTCGGTGACTCCGTCGGCGGGCTCGGCCTCATCGGCAACCCCGACGGCTACCTCGGCTTCCTGGGGATCTACGACGACCCGGGCGAGGCCCAGCTCGTCGACCCCTACTGGTTCGCGTTCTACATCCTGTTCGCCGCCATCACCGTCGCGATCGTCGCCTCCGGCGCGGTCGGGCGCATGAAGTTCGGCGGGTGGATCGTCTTCTCCGCCATCTGGGTCACGCTCGTCTACTTCCCGCTCGGCCACTGGGTGTTCGCCTACGACGGCGAGGGCACCGTGGGCGGCTGGATGCGCAACGACCTGGGTCTCCACGACTACGCCGGCGGCACGGCCGTCCACATGTCCGCGGGTCTCGGCGCGCTGGCACTCGCGATGGTGCTCGGTCCTCGCAAGAACATGGGCAACCGCCCCCACAACCTGCCGCTGGTGCTCCTCGGCGCGGGTCTGCTGTGGATGGGCTGGTTCGGCTTCAACGGCGGCACCGCGGGCGGCGCGAACTTCCTGGCGCAGTACGCCGTGCTCACCACCCTCATCGCCGGCTCGACGGGCATGATCGGCTTCTGCCTCGTCGAGAAGATCCGCGACGGCGCGCCCACCACGCTCGGCATGGCCTCCGGCATCATCGCGGGCCTGGTCGGCATCACCCCGTCGGCCGACGCGGTGGACTCCCTCGGCGCGATCGTCGTCGGCGTCGCCTCGGGCGCCTTCGTCGCCTGGGCCTGCACCTGGAAGACCAAGCTGGGCGTCGACGAGACCCTCGACGCGTTCGCCGTGCACGGCATGGGCGGCATCGTCGGCTCGCTCTGCGTCGTGCTCATCGGGTTCTCGGGCTCGCCCGCCGGCATCGAGGGCGTCCTGTTCGGCGGCAGCTGGGACATCGCCTGGCGCGAGGTCGTCGCCATCGGCGCCACCTGCGGCTACGCCTTCGTCGTGACCTGGGTGATCGCGAAGGTGCTCGACAAGACGATCGGTCTGCGGGTCAGCGAGGAGGACGAGCTCGCCGGGCTCGACCTGTCGCAGCACGCGGAGAACGCCTACGACATCGAGCGCTCCGGCGGCGGCCTCGGCCAGACGTGGTCGGAGCGTCCGGGCGGCGCGCCCACCACGGACCGCATCGCGGCCCTGGCCAAGGAGTCCGCCGCCGCGGAGGAGTCGGCCCGGGCCTGA
- a CDS encoding DUF3445 domain-containing protein, translated as MTLAPAAPTAATDVPAFPVRGHTARLPWPFPDDLDAFRYSVNVEPARLLRRTAAGEWGATIVDLGGEEYGAIMAERRRILDADPHRVRIMPGMLPACWDLLLYYLRDLAASYPAIMRLDEDPRDPDRFRWRNAALGTDQTFVLGDAASLPWDPMTFLGREVPDDLLLVKERDGELCFDAGLVTFAAAWSVSFDVGMTMAEIHNPVPRLTREGITSRAEQFLRRLPVDQVYRRVNWTLSASGSRLLDVSLEELPAWAGDIPALVAAEDWGRLQLRIEVEHFIRLPMTGAVTFNIRTHMTSLEEIRQVPAWRDQLARVVLELPEDLAAYKGFLDYREPAMAWLTRP; from the coding sequence GTGACCCTCGCCCCCGCTGCCCCGACCGCGGCCACCGACGTCCCCGCCTTCCCCGTGCGCGGGCACACCGCGCGCCTGCCGTGGCCGTTCCCGGACGACCTCGACGCGTTCCGCTACTCCGTCAACGTCGAGCCCGCGCGTCTCCTGCGCCGTACCGCCGCGGGCGAGTGGGGCGCGACGATCGTCGACCTCGGGGGCGAGGAGTACGGCGCGATCATGGCCGAGCGGCGCCGCATCCTCGACGCCGATCCCCACCGGGTGCGGATCATGCCCGGGATGCTGCCGGCCTGCTGGGACCTGCTGCTCTACTACCTGCGGGACCTGGCCGCGTCGTACCCCGCGATCATGCGGCTCGACGAGGACCCCCGCGACCCCGACCGGTTCCGCTGGCGCAACGCCGCCCTCGGCACCGACCAGACGTTCGTGCTCGGGGACGCCGCCAGCCTGCCGTGGGACCCGATGACGTTCCTCGGTCGTGAGGTCCCCGACGACCTCCTGCTCGTCAAGGAGCGCGACGGCGAGCTCTGCTTCGACGCCGGGCTCGTGACGTTCGCGGCCGCGTGGTCGGTCTCCTTCGACGTCGGGATGACGATGGCGGAGATCCACAACCCGGTGCCGCGGCTGACCCGGGAGGGCATCACGTCGCGGGCCGAGCAGTTCCTGCGCCGGCTGCCGGTCGACCAGGTCTACCGGCGCGTCAACTGGACGCTGTCGGCCTCCGGCTCCCGCCTGCTCGACGTCAGCCTCGAGGAGCTGCCGGCCTGGGCGGGCGACATCCCCGCCCTGGTCGCCGCGGAGGACTGGGGCCGGCTCCAGCTGCGCATCGAGGTCGAGCACTTCATCCGGCTGCCGATGACCGGGGCGGTCACGTTCAACATCCGCACCCACATGACCTCGTTGGAGGAGATCCGGCAGGTGCCCGCGTGGCGTGACCAGCTCGCGCGCGTCGTCCTCGAGCTGCCGGAGGACCTGGCCGCCTACAAGGGGTTCCTCGACTACCGCGAGCCCGCCATGGCGTGGCTGACCCGCCCGTGA
- a CDS encoding PDR/VanB family oxidoreductase translates to MNARIELVVAAVDDAVPGIRSLTLAAPDGGRLPSFTPGSHLVLDVPAGEGRPRRAANAYSLTGESIDPRHYAISVLRCAPVAEGGTAGGGSAWVHELVIGDRVTATPPRSAFAPVHLATRHLLVGAGIGITPLLSHLRSHVRWGREAELVYLFRDGHGAHVDELKELGGDRVTFLADRAGLAEDLVVRLADQPLGTHLYTCGPAGFMDAVVDLATELGWPSSRVHLEPFGVAALDPGDPFTVGVAGEVLEVPSGTSLLEALEDAGHVVPNLCRQGVCGECRVDVAPGSSPLLHRDLFLDEETRGAGDCLMACVSRAVPAADGRAHLEVTL, encoded by the coding sequence GTGAATGCCCGGATCGAGCTCGTCGTCGCGGCTGTCGACGACGCCGTGCCGGGCATCCGCTCGCTCACCCTGGCCGCGCCGGACGGTGGACGCCTGCCCTCGTTCACGCCCGGCAGCCACCTCGTGCTCGACGTCCCGGCGGGGGAGGGCCGGCCGCGGCGCGCGGCCAACGCCTACTCCCTGACCGGCGAGAGCATCGACCCGCGGCACTACGCGATCTCGGTGCTGCGCTGCGCGCCCGTCGCCGAGGGCGGGACGGCCGGCGGCGGCTCCGCCTGGGTGCACGAGCTGGTGATCGGCGACCGGGTCACCGCGACCCCGCCCCGCAGCGCGTTCGCGCCGGTCCACCTGGCCACGCGGCACCTGCTCGTCGGCGCGGGCATCGGCATCACGCCGCTGCTGTCCCACCTCCGCTCGCACGTGCGCTGGGGCCGGGAGGCGGAGCTGGTCTACCTCTTCCGCGACGGCCACGGTGCCCACGTGGACGAGCTCAAGGAGCTCGGTGGTGACCGGGTCACGTTCCTGGCCGACCGGGCCGGCCTCGCCGAGGACCTCGTCGTGCGGCTCGCCGACCAGCCGCTCGGGACCCACCTCTACACCTGCGGTCCCGCCGGGTTCATGGACGCGGTGGTCGACCTGGCGACCGAGCTCGGCTGGCCGTCCAGCCGGGTGCACCTCGAGCCGTTCGGCGTCGCGGCGCTGGACCCGGGCGACCCGTTCACGGTGGGGGTCGCCGGGGAGGTGCTGGAGGTCCCGTCGGGCACCAGCCTCCTCGAGGCGCTCGAGGACGCCGGCCACGTCGTGCCCAACCTGTGCCGCCAGGGCGTCTGCGGCGAGTGCCGCGTCGACGTCGCTCCCGGGAGCAGCCCGCTGCTGCACCGCGACCTGTTCCTCGACGAGGAGACGAGGGGCGCGGGTGACTGCCTCATGGCCTGCGTCTCCCGTGCCGTGCCCGCGGCCGACGGCCGCGCCCACCTGGAGGTGACCCTGTGA